In Micromonospora sp. WMMA1363, a genomic segment contains:
- a CDS encoding CHAP domain-containing protein, translated as MIFVAALVCVASSMVVVQPPAYAVTATGPYPAKVDIDGRGSMDPNDRIKTDAYRTGDPISLRCQDTGPAVGGSATWDYTTDGYWIPDTYVKTGTDGFVSGVPRCLAIGIDGYANVGGLFGPYPAKVDIDGRGSTAVADRVRTDAYLAGSSVYLKCQDYGESAGGSTLWDYTTGGYWVPDAYLTTGTDGRIPGVPSCSSIGIAGGGANPGGGQQFLAKTTLNGYHGKSLSASRIEDRYADGSYITVMCQAYGETNYGGSAIWDYTSDGLWVADYYVKTGSSTIVTNRCDGDGPSSGGEGRYLAKTTLNGYDGKSLSASRIEDRYAGGSYITIVCQAYGEYHYGGSAVWDYTSDGLWVADYYVQTGYTDIILKRCDTDPKPSGGPGNPSAPSAPGTGSVATTKIRDAIVQAATSQIGVHEWGDNCNPYGLSGVKCGDPWCSMFASWAWRQAGINVYLPYSGDFYWWGKQHGTLRSKTNIRPGDLVLFGSGPGASNHVGVVSYVLDDGRIVTIEGNWGNEVSVVGPWNPVSPGPTHENVFAVVAPVNDDAMAHTSDATADNPVQLASFKLDATRDCLLQTFRAEPTVNDLHMGYIDYRFEICRGREPILWSAEVKNEVTSGLGKIMGHEIDNTSIVRTQVRGDGNTWSSAGYLGKFDIVFSAPVFAAWDWLEWSRVPVNIQFYAVIGPDPV; from the coding sequence ATGATTTTCGTGGCCGCGCTCGTCTGCGTGGCCTCGAGCATGGTGGTCGTGCAGCCGCCCGCGTACGCGGTTACGGCGACCGGCCCCTATCCCGCGAAGGTTGACATCGACGGCCGGGGCAGTATGGACCCGAACGACCGGATCAAGACCGACGCGTACCGCACCGGTGACCCGATCAGCCTGCGTTGCCAGGACACCGGACCGGCGGTGGGTGGCAGTGCCACCTGGGACTACACCACCGACGGGTACTGGATCCCCGATACCTACGTGAAGACCGGCACCGACGGATTCGTCAGTGGGGTGCCGCGATGTCTGGCCATCGGTATCGACGGGTACGCCAACGTCGGTGGCCTGTTCGGCCCGTACCCGGCAAAGGTGGACATCGACGGACGTGGAAGCACTGCGGTCGCTGACCGGGTGCGGACCGATGCGTACCTCGCCGGCTCTTCCGTGTACCTGAAGTGCCAGGACTACGGTGAGTCCGCTGGCGGTAGCACCCTGTGGGACTACACGACCGGCGGGTACTGGGTCCCCGACGCGTATCTCACGACGGGGACCGACGGGCGGATCCCCGGGGTGCCGAGTTGCTCCTCGATCGGTATCGCTGGCGGTGGGGCCAACCCGGGAGGTGGCCAGCAGTTCCTGGCCAAGACCACGCTCAACGGCTACCACGGCAAGAGCCTGTCGGCCAGCCGGATCGAGGATCGCTACGCGGACGGCAGCTACATCACGGTGATGTGCCAGGCGTACGGCGAGACCAACTACGGCGGATCCGCGATCTGGGACTACACCAGCGACGGGCTGTGGGTGGCCGACTACTACGTCAAGACCGGTTCCAGCACCATCGTGACGAACCGGTGTGACGGTGACGGACCGTCCAGCGGCGGCGAGGGTCGATACCTGGCCAAGACCACGCTCAACGGCTACGACGGCAAGAGCCTGTCGGCCAGCCGGATCGAGGATCGCTACGCCGGCGGCAGCTACATCACCATCGTCTGCCAAGCCTACGGCGAGTACCACTACGGCGGATCCGCGGTCTGGGACTACACCAGCGACGGGCTGTGGGTGGCCGACTACTACGTCCAGACAGGCTACACCGACATCATCCTGAAGCGTTGCGACACCGACCCCAAGCCCAGTGGTGGGCCGGGAAACCCGTCCGCGCCGTCCGCCCCAGGCACCGGCAGCGTGGCAACGACCAAGATCCGCGACGCCATCGTGCAGGCCGCGACCAGCCAGATCGGCGTCCACGAGTGGGGTGACAACTGCAACCCATACGGACTCAGCGGCGTGAAGTGCGGCGACCCGTGGTGTTCGATGTTCGCCAGCTGGGCCTGGCGGCAGGCCGGGATCAACGTCTACCTGCCCTACAGCGGGGACTTCTACTGGTGGGGCAAACAGCACGGCACACTCCGGTCGAAGACGAACATCCGGCCGGGGGATCTGGTGCTGTTCGGCAGCGGACCCGGCGCGAGCAACCACGTCGGCGTGGTCTCCTACGTGCTGGACGACGGCAGGATCGTCACGATCGAGGGCAACTGGGGCAATGAGGTGTCCGTGGTCGGACCATGGAATCCGGTCAGCCCCGGCCCGACCCACGAGAACGTCTTCGCGGTCGTCGCGCCGGTGAACGACGACGCCATGGCACACACCAGTGACGCCACCGCCGACAACCCGGTTCAGCTCGCCTCGTTCAAGCTGGACGCGACGCGGGACTGCCTGCTCCAGACGTTCCGCGCCGAACCCACCGTCAACGACCTGCACATGGGGTACATCGACTACCGCTTCGAGATCTGTCGGGGCCGGGAGCCGATTCTGTGGAGCGCCGAGGTCAAGAATGAAGTGACCAGCGGACTCGGGAAGATCATGGGCCACGAGATCGACAACACATCGATCGTACGAACACAGGTTCGTGGCGACGGGAACACCTGGAGCTCCGCCGGCTACCTGGGCAAGTTCGACATCGTCTTCTCGGCGCCGGTCTTCGCCGCCTGGGACTGGCTCGAATGGTCCCGGGTTCCCGTCAACATCCAGTTCTACGCGGTCATTGGGCCTGACCCGGTTTGA
- a CDS encoding IS3 family transposase has product MNVYPFIEAEKARPDGNVKRSCELLEVSRSAYYQHRAGPSRRERDDADLAARIAQIHADSAGTYGAPRVRAELAAQGRRHSGKRVARLMRGAGLCGRTPKRWRTTTVPDPGAALSADLIRRDFDVAAGRVDTRWCGDITYIHTWEGWLYLATVIDIASRRVVGWATADHLRTDLPAQALSNAIAVRRPTGPVIFHSDRGCQYTSAQYARLADRNGVRLSVGGRGQCWDNAVAESFFATIKTELLDRRAWPTRAAARAAIFEWIEGWYNTRRRHSTLDYMSPAEYEATAYSRRPTSKVA; this is encoded by the coding sequence GTGAACGTGTACCCGTTCATCGAGGCGGAGAAGGCGCGGCCCGACGGGAACGTGAAGCGTTCCTGTGAGCTGCTGGAGGTCTCCCGGTCCGCCTACTACCAGCACCGTGCCGGGCCGTCGCGGCGGGAACGCGACGACGCAGACCTCGCCGCCCGCATCGCGCAGATCCACGCCGACTCGGCCGGCACCTACGGCGCACCCCGGGTCCGCGCCGAACTCGCCGCCCAGGGGCGGCGGCACTCCGGCAAGCGGGTCGCCCGGCTGATGCGGGGCGCCGGGTTGTGCGGCCGCACGCCGAAGCGGTGGCGCACCACGACCGTGCCCGACCCGGGGGCGGCGTTGTCGGCGGACCTGATCCGCCGGGACTTCGACGTCGCCGCCGGCCGGGTCGACACCCGCTGGTGCGGCGACATCACCTACATCCACACGTGGGAGGGCTGGCTGTACCTCGCCACCGTCATCGACATCGCCTCACGCCGGGTTGTGGGCTGGGCGACCGCCGACCACCTACGGACCGATCTGCCCGCTCAGGCGTTGTCCAACGCGATCGCCGTCCGACGCCCGACCGGGCCGGTGATCTTCCACAGCGACCGGGGTTGCCAGTACACGAGTGCGCAGTACGCCCGGCTGGCCGACCGCAACGGGGTGCGGTTGTCGGTTGGTGGGCGGGGTCAGTGCTGGGACAACGCCGTCGCGGAGTCGTTCTTCGCCACGATCAAGACCGAACTGCTCGACCGGAGGGCGTGGCCGACCCGGGCCGCCGCCCGTGCGGCGATCTTCGAGTGGATCGAGGGGTGGTACAACACCCGCCGCCGCCATTCCACCCTGGACTACATGAGCCCGGCCGAGTATGAGGCGACGGCCTATTCCCGCAGGCCAACGAGCAAGGTAGCGTGA
- a CDS encoding nuclear transport factor 2 family protein — protein MKPEDITRLFVERSNAGDAEGVAALYEEDAVMAYPPGGQTVGRAAIQAMWEKVLANRPHFEPEEPLPTLVSGDLALTSTPPRDDAGARAQVVRRQPDGSWLRVLDQPEFTRPASG, from the coding sequence GTGAAGCCCGAAGACATCACCCGCCTTTTCGTCGAACGCTCCAACGCTGGCGACGCCGAGGGCGTTGCCGCGCTGTACGAGGAGGACGCCGTCATGGCCTACCCGCCCGGCGGCCAGACGGTCGGGCGTGCGGCGATTCAGGCCATGTGGGAGAAGGTGCTCGCGAACAGGCCACACTTCGAGCCTGAGGAACCACTGCCAACCCTCGTTTCCGGCGATCTCGCCCTCACTTCGACACCGCCAAGAGACGACGCGGGCGCTCGCGCGCAGGTCGTCCGCCGCCAACCGGACGGATCCTGGCTGCGAGTGCTCGACCAACCAGAGTTCACCAGGCCGGCATCCGGGTGA
- a CDS encoding DUF6244 family protein encodes MTTVDGHLTEPAAGVDDARRLVAAVLQGGQPGATLSRLQRVLQVVAAVRTRGAEAGQHVDPALAQARPVGDLGNRPRAVAAASADRPPCTTSPRPQPTRRPHPGDCPPG; translated from the coding sequence ATGACCACTGTTGACGGCCATCTCACCGAGCCGGCGGCCGGCGTCGATGACGCGCGGCGGCTCGTCGCTGCGGTGCTGCAGGGGGGACAGCCCGGTGCGACGTTGTCGCGTCTGCAGCGGGTGCTGCAGGTCGTGGCGGCCGTCCGGACCCGCGGGGCAGAAGCCGGGCAGCACGTCGATCCGGCGCTGGCGCAGGCCCGGCCGGTCGGTGACCTGGGAAACCGACCACGGGCGGTGGCAGCGGCATCAGCCGACCGCCCGCCATGCACGACATCTCCACGACCGCAACCGACGCGCCGGCCCCACCCGGGTGACTGCCCACCTGGGTGA
- a CDS encoding GlsB/YeaQ/YmgE family stress response membrane protein translates to MEVTGFFTAIIIGLIIGALGRLVVPGKQNIPIWLTLLIGVVAAILGTLVAGALGVDDTAGIDWIELAIQVAFAAIGVVIAAGAYGRRRIH, encoded by the coding sequence GTGGAAGTTACCGGCTTCTTCACCGCGATCATCATCGGTCTGATCATCGGCGCGCTCGGCCGCCTCGTCGTACCCGGCAAGCAGAACATCCCGATCTGGCTCACCCTGCTCATCGGCGTGGTCGCCGCGATCCTCGGCACCCTCGTCGCCGGTGCGCTCGGCGTCGACGACACCGCCGGGATCGACTGGATCGAACTGGCCATCCAGGTCGCCTTCGCCGCGATCGGTGTGGTGATCGCCGCCGGCGCCTACGGCCGCCGCCGGATCCACTGA
- a CDS encoding sporulation protein has translation MVFKKMLGAFGVGGPSVDTVLSNPNTRPGLMLGGQVNLTGGSHDVEIDHITVGLVTRVELEGAEEEYDALVEFHRVQVAGGLHLREGQHLSLPLRVPMPWETPVTDLYGQHLHGMTMGLRTEVAIRGAVDKGDLDPVYVHPLPVQERLLEAFGRLGFGFKGADLERGHISGLHQSLPFYQEIEYYAAPQYAHTVNEVELTFVASEHGVDVVLEFDKRGGLFTGGHDSFGRYHAAHVDADRLDWAAQVDTWVRQAFDGYQSMHAGYGYAPPAQGYGAPGYGHAAYGHPDGHYKEEHHHERHGGPGMGAVAAGVVGGAALGFAGGMVAEEVFDSLGGDESGDEEA, from the coding sequence GTGGTGTTCAAGAAGATGCTGGGCGCGTTTGGGGTGGGCGGCCCCAGCGTCGATACCGTCCTGTCCAATCCGAACACCCGCCCCGGACTCATGCTGGGCGGGCAGGTGAACCTGACCGGCGGCAGTCACGATGTGGAGATCGACCACATCACCGTCGGCCTGGTCACCCGGGTGGAGCTGGAGGGAGCCGAGGAGGAATACGACGCCCTCGTCGAGTTCCACCGCGTTCAGGTCGCCGGTGGCCTGCACCTACGCGAGGGCCAGCACCTGTCGCTGCCGTTGCGGGTGCCGATGCCGTGGGAGACCCCGGTGACCGACCTGTACGGGCAGCACCTACACGGCATGACGATGGGCCTGCGCACCGAGGTGGCGATCCGCGGCGCCGTCGACAAGGGTGACCTGGACCCGGTGTACGTGCACCCGCTGCCCGTGCAGGAACGCCTCCTGGAGGCCTTCGGCCGGCTCGGCTTCGGGTTCAAAGGCGCCGACCTGGAACGCGGGCACATCTCCGGCCTGCACCAGAGCCTGCCGTTCTACCAGGAGATCGAGTACTACGCCGCCCCCCAGTACGCCCACACCGTCAACGAGGTCGAGCTGACCTTCGTCGCGAGCGAGCACGGCGTCGACGTCGTCCTCGAATTCGACAAGCGCGGCGGCCTGTTCACCGGCGGGCACGACTCGTTCGGCCGTTACCACGCCGCCCACGTCGACGCCGATCGCCTGGACTGGGCCGCGCAGGTCGACACCTGGGTCCGTCAGGCCTTCGACGGCTACCAGAGCATGCACGCCGGGTACGGCTACGCCCCGCCCGCCCAGGGCTACGGCGCCCCCGGCTACGGGCACGCCGCGTACGGCCACCCCGACGGACACTACAAGGAAGAGCACCACCACGAGCGACACGGCGGTCCCGGCATGGGTGCCGTCGCCGCCGGTGTGGTGGGCGGCGCGGCGCTCGGCTTCGCCGGCGGCATGGTCGCCGAGGAGGTCTTCGACTCCCTCGGCGGCGACGAGAGCGGCGACGAGGAGGCCTGA
- a CDS encoding hemolysin family protein, whose amino-acid sequence MGGYGVQVTLVIVLVLVNAMFAGSEMALVSLRESQLQRLERTSRAGRVLARLARDPNRFLATIQIGITMAGFLASAAAAVSLAQPLVGPLGFLGGAAEPVSIVVVTILLTFVTLVVGELAPKRIAMQRAEGWALLVARPLDALSAFSRPAVWLLSKASDAVVRLSGGDPRARQEEITTEELRDMVAAQRNLTPEHRMIISGAFEVAERILREILVPRREVVSLSESLSAPQALRELGRSGQTRAPVVGRGGLDDTIGVVHMRDLLDQDGPVAEHASPAVYLPETLKVTEAIREMRSQRQQFALVVDERGSIDGIVTMEDLVEEIVGEIYDETDRDVQAVVREPEGSLLMSGGFPLHDLPDVGIDLDEETLEAGDYTTVAGLVLAHLGHIPKAPGEVVELPDLTAEVTEVTGRAITRVRLRITPTGADGHEDGEDEAGP is encoded by the coding sequence GTGGGTGGCTATGGCGTGCAGGTCACGCTCGTGATCGTGTTGGTGTTGGTGAACGCGATGTTCGCGGGCAGTGAGATGGCGTTGGTGTCGCTGCGGGAGAGCCAGCTGCAGCGCCTGGAACGCACTTCCCGGGCGGGGCGGGTGCTGGCGAGGCTGGCGCGGGACCCGAACCGGTTCCTGGCCACCATTCAGATCGGCATCACCATGGCGGGTTTCCTGGCATCGGCTGCGGCGGCGGTGTCCCTGGCCCAGCCGCTCGTGGGCCCCTTAGGCTTCCTCGGCGGCGCGGCGGAACCGGTGTCCATCGTCGTCGTCACCATCCTGCTGACGTTCGTCACCCTGGTGGTGGGTGAGCTGGCGCCGAAGCGGATCGCGATGCAGCGCGCGGAGGGCTGGGCGCTGCTGGTCGCCCGCCCCCTCGATGCGTTGTCGGCGTTCTCCCGTCCGGCGGTGTGGCTGCTGAGCAAGGCCAGCGACGCGGTGGTGCGGTTGAGCGGTGGTGACCCCCGGGCCCGCCAGGAAGAGATCACGACCGAGGAGCTGCGGGACATGGTCGCGGCGCAGCGCAACCTCACTCCCGAACACCGGATGATCATTTCGGGGGCATTCGAGGTTGCCGAGCGGATCCTGCGGGAGATCCTCGTCCCGCGCCGCGAGGTGGTCAGCCTGTCCGAGTCGCTGTCCGCGCCGCAGGCGCTGCGGGAGTTGGGCAGGTCGGGGCAGACCCGCGCACCCGTCGTCGGCCGCGGCGGCCTCGACGACACCATCGGCGTGGTGCACATGCGCGACCTGCTCGACCAGGACGGCCCGGTCGCCGAGCACGCCAGCCCGGCGGTGTATCTGCCGGAGACGTTGAAGGTGACCGAGGCGATCCGGGAGATGCGGTCGCAGCGGCAGCAGTTCGCCCTCGTCGTGGACGAGCGGGGTTCCATCGACGGGATCGTGACCATGGAGGACCTGGTCGAGGAGATCGTCGGGGAGATCTACGACGAGACCGACCGGGACGTGCAGGCCGTCGTCCGGGAGCCGGAGGGGTCGCTGCTCATGTCCGGCGGTTTCCCGCTGCATGACCTGCCGGACGTCGGCATCGACCTTGACGAGGAAACCCTCGAGGCCGGCGACTACACCACCGTGGCGGGCCTGGTCCTGGCCCACCTCGGCCACATTCCGAAGGCACCCGGCGAGGTGGTCGAACTGCCGGACCTGACCGCCGAGGTGACCGAGGTGACGGGGCGGGCCATCACCCGGGTGCGCCTGCGGATCACGCCGACGGGCGCCGACGGCCACGAGGACGGCGAGGACGAGGCGGGTCCCTGA
- a CDS encoding DUF4190 domain-containing protein, whose amino-acid sequence MTDQPPTQQPLPNPTLGHPPYPSYAYPAPFNTYAILALIFGAMVFPPLGIYFGNKAKGQIAQTGERGVELATAGVMVGWIFTILYGLFFIVWCGMAAVLLSF is encoded by the coding sequence ATGACAGACCAACCGCCGACTCAGCAACCCCTACCGAACCCGACGTTGGGCCACCCGCCGTATCCGTCCTATGCGTACCCTGCGCCGTTCAACACCTATGCGATCCTCGCGTTGATCTTTGGCGCTATGGTGTTCCCGCCGTTGGGCATCTACTTTGGCAACAAGGCCAAGGGCCAGATCGCACAGACTGGTGAGCGCGGAGTCGAGCTTGCCACCGCCGGTGTCATGGTTGGCTGGATTTTCACCATCCTCTACGGGCTGTTCTTCATTGTCTGGTGCGGCATGGCTGCGGTTCTCCTCAGCTTCTAA